From the Streptomyces pluripotens genome, one window contains:
- a CDS encoding cytochrome P450, with the protein MSLEQPAVPKLRSASEAPQTELPAVLGGFDLSDQDRFGDGFPHEVFARLRREAPVLLHPPGRTRDGEDFWVLSRYADVVEAAASPLLSSQGGGDREGGGTHLDDLPAGTYSGAMLNMMDDPRHRLLRELVTPSVTGPVLEALKPAIAERAEAIISQVVEQGSCDFQNDVAGRFSVEVMAALMGVPRPDWQQFVDWTEVVMGYEDRESGESSSRSQAALLAMYEYGVKLIAEKRANPAQDFLSVIAAGDLPEGCGQPPLREYEREVFVNLLSLAGSEPTRNVIAVGLLALAERPDQWQALRSDRSLLDGAVEEMMRWSTPTPYNRRTATEDFMFHGARIRRGDKVTLWWASANRDENVFADPLSFDVRRNPNPHLAFGWGPHSCLAVDLARLELRALFDTLLDRVAEVRLTGPVPWANNSKHTVALRVPVEFVPA; encoded by the coding sequence ATGTCGTTGGAACAGCCCGCCGTCCCGAAGTTACGAAGCGCCTCCGAGGCTCCCCAGACCGAGTTACCCGCCGTTCTCGGTGGGTTCGACCTCAGCGACCAGGACCGGTTCGGCGACGGGTTCCCGCACGAGGTCTTCGCCCGGCTCCGCCGAGAAGCTCCTGTCCTGCTGCACCCCCCCGGCCGCACCCGCGATGGTGAGGACTTCTGGGTGCTCTCCCGCTACGCCGACGTGGTCGAGGCCGCGGCGAGTCCGCTGCTGTCCTCCCAGGGCGGTGGCGACCGCGAGGGCGGCGGCACCCACCTCGACGACCTGCCTGCCGGCACCTATTCCGGCGCGATGCTGAACATGATGGATGACCCGCGGCACCGGCTGCTGCGCGAACTGGTCACACCCTCGGTCACCGGTCCGGTGCTGGAGGCGCTGAAGCCGGCCATCGCCGAACGCGCCGAGGCGATCATCTCCCAGGTCGTGGAGCAGGGCTCCTGCGACTTCCAGAACGATGTCGCCGGCCGCTTCTCCGTCGAGGTCATGGCCGCGCTGATGGGCGTGCCGCGCCCGGACTGGCAGCAGTTCGTGGACTGGACCGAGGTGGTGATGGGCTACGAGGACCGCGAGTCCGGCGAGTCCTCCTCGCGCAGCCAGGCCGCACTGCTGGCGATGTACGAGTACGGCGTCAAACTGATCGCCGAGAAGCGGGCCAACCCGGCGCAGGACTTTCTGTCCGTGATCGCCGCCGGCGATCTACCGGAGGGCTGCGGCCAGCCACCGCTGCGCGAGTACGAGCGCGAGGTGTTCGTCAACCTGCTGTCCCTGGCCGGGAGCGAGCCGACCCGCAACGTGATCGCGGTGGGCCTGCTCGCCCTGGCAGAGCGGCCGGACCAGTGGCAGGCGCTGCGCTCGGACCGGTCCCTGCTGGATGGCGCGGTCGAAGAGATGATGCGCTGGTCCACGCCGACGCCGTACAACCGGCGAACGGCCACGGAGGACTTCATGTTCCACGGCGCGCGGATCCGCCGGGGGGACAAGGTGACGCTGTGGTGGGCGTCGGCGAACCGGGACGAGAACGTGTTCGCCGATCCCCTGTCCTTCGACGTGCGCCGGAACCCCAACCCGCACCTGGCCTTCGGCTGGGGGCCGCACAGCTGCCTGGCGGTAGACCTGGCCCGCCTCGAACTGCGCGCGCTGTTCGACACGTTGCTCGACCGGGTCGCCGAGGTGCGGCTGACGGGACCGGTGCCGTGGGCCAACAACAGCAAGCACACGGTGGCGCTGAGAGTGCCGGTCGAGTTCGTCCCGGCCTGA
- a CDS encoding LmeA family phospholipid-binding protein, with amino-acid sequence MTRYRRNRIRVLAAITAALAALTGATDLLVEHRAEERIVTQASRRLKPEGTVRADLTTPLAGLRTLGGEVGDVEVSAKGVRRQHAVMDVSVRLKDVTTDGNSAGGTGTATIGYDQVTRRLGALGNGLTAAAQGGDLTLSGSVGRLGLPVTVRAKLTTTPDTFTITPTTVNVLGRTMAVDDIAALPAASGLRDQLEPRTVAVTGLPHGVALTSAHAAGNGLVLAFSIAPGPTPGAAGGAV; translated from the coding sequence GTGACCCGTTACCGTCGCAACAGGATCCGCGTCCTCGCCGCAATCACCGCGGCACTGGCTGCTCTGACCGGCGCGACCGACCTCCTGGTCGAGCACAGGGCCGAGGAGAGGATCGTCACCCAGGCTTCGCGCCGGCTGAAGCCGGAAGGGACGGTGCGCGCCGATCTCACCACGCCGCTCGCGGGGTTGCGCACCCTCGGCGGGGAGGTCGGCGACGTCGAGGTGAGCGCGAAGGGGGTGCGCCGTCAGCACGCGGTGATGGATGTGTCCGTCCGGTTGAAGGACGTCACGACGGACGGCAACAGCGCCGGCGGCACCGGGACCGCCACCATCGGGTACGACCAGGTGACCCGGCGTCTGGGAGCGCTGGGCAACGGCCTGACGGCCGCTGCCCAGGGCGGCGACCTGACGCTCAGCGGAAGCGTCGGCCGCCTTGGGCTGCCGGTCACCGTGCGGGCCAAGCTGACCACCACCCCGGACACCTTCACCATCACGCCTACGACGGTGAACGTCCTGGGCCGCACCATGGCGGTCGATGACATCGCCGCCCTGCCGGCCGCATCCGGGCTGCGGGACCAGCTGGAACCCCGGACCGTGGCCGTCACCGGGCTGCCCCACGGTGTGGCGCTGACCTCCGCGCACGCCGCCGGCAACGGACTTGTGCTCGCCTTCTCGATCGCTCCGGGCCCGACGCCGGGCGCGGCCGGAGGCGCCGTCTGA
- a CDS encoding MMPL family transporter, which produces MPRPSQHVPAPADTRPEVRTGAHPPADPTPVSGGLGRLGGFCARHPVTVIAVWLLILGAALAGRHLAAPTFSDRISLPGTASHTGADLLTASMPQAGRPSGKVVFHAGSGTVADQRSALGRSLADLRDLPHVTAASASVTSNDGRTAYTTVSFDEQLKNLGHDYTERLDAATEPARAAGLGVAYGGDLEQVVREPANDELSEGVGVAAALVILLLAFGSVLAALLPLATALISVGVGLGVVGIVAATLTFATSATTLAGMIGLGVGIDYALFLTTRFRQDLIEGRDPVEAAARTARTSGRAVLIAALTVAVAMLSLYACGLTFIGKIGLAATLAVIVTAGAALTLVPAALGLVGRRIDRLRLGRPVAESNGAHDGWHRYAGLVSRRPWTFLAVGLAILGVCSAPLLSMRLGHVDGGADRLGSSTRTAYDWIANAEGKGFGAGANGPVLAVIDVSGASTPVDRISDEVSAALKETHGVAAFTPVRASGDGKILVTTVTPATGPQDAATGTLLHDLSARTLPKALDGTGAKAYLTGSVAGQADFRDTIGERLPTVIGIVLVLAFLLLMTVFRSVVIPLKAVVLNLFTTAASYGVLVVVFQWGWGDSLLGLSEPVPIESYVPMMMFAIVFGLSMDYEIFLLSRIAEAWHRTGDNSVAVGEGLSATARVISAAAFIMTAVFLSFTASPTVVVKMLALGLAISVIVDATVVRLVLVPSAMFLMGKANWWMPRRLDRILPRLHA; this is translated from the coding sequence GTGCCCAGACCTTCACAGCACGTTCCCGCGCCGGCCGACACGCGGCCTGAGGTGCGGACCGGCGCGCATCCACCGGCGGATCCCACCCCGGTATCCGGCGGACTCGGTCGCCTCGGCGGCTTCTGCGCCCGGCATCCGGTCACGGTCATCGCCGTCTGGCTGCTGATCCTCGGTGCCGCCCTGGCCGGGCGGCACCTTGCCGCGCCCACCTTCAGCGACCGGATCAGCCTGCCCGGCACCGCCTCCCACACCGGTGCCGACCTCCTCACGGCATCCATGCCCCAAGCGGGCAGGCCCAGCGGCAAAGTCGTCTTCCACGCAGGCTCCGGCACCGTGGCCGACCAGCGGTCCGCCCTCGGTAGATCCCTTGCCGACCTGCGCGACCTGCCCCACGTCACCGCCGCTTCGGCATCCGTGACCAGCAACGACGGACGTACCGCCTACACCACCGTCTCCTTCGACGAGCAGCTGAAGAACCTCGGCCACGACTACACCGAGCGGCTCGACGCGGCGACGGAGCCCGCCCGAGCGGCAGGGCTGGGTGTCGCCTACGGGGGAGACCTCGAACAAGTGGTCCGCGAACCGGCCAACGACGAACTGAGTGAGGGCGTGGGCGTCGCAGCCGCCCTCGTCATCCTGCTTCTCGCCTTCGGCAGTGTCCTCGCTGCGCTGCTGCCGCTGGCCACCGCCCTGATCAGCGTCGGAGTCGGCCTCGGTGTCGTGGGCATCGTCGCCGCCACCCTCACCTTCGCGACCTCCGCCACGACCCTGGCCGGCATGATCGGCCTGGGCGTCGGCATCGACTACGCCCTGTTCCTGACGACGCGCTTCCGCCAGGACCTCATCGAGGGACGCGATCCGGTCGAGGCCGCGGCCCGCACGGCGCGTACCAGTGGACGCGCCGTCCTCATCGCCGCTCTGACCGTGGCCGTCGCCATGCTGAGCCTGTACGCGTGCGGGCTGACCTTCATCGGCAAGATAGGGCTGGCGGCCACCCTCGCCGTCATCGTGACCGCCGGTGCCGCCCTCACCCTGGTGCCGGCGGCCCTGGGCCTGGTCGGCAGGCGCATCGACCGGCTGCGGCTGGGCCGCCCTGTCGCCGAGAGCAACGGCGCGCATGACGGCTGGCACCGCTACGCCGGACTCGTCTCCCGGCGGCCGTGGACCTTCCTGGCCGTCGGCCTCGCCATCCTCGGTGTGTGCTCCGCACCCCTGCTCTCCATGCGCCTCGGTCACGTCGACGGCGGTGCGGACCGGCTCGGCAGCAGCACCCGCACCGCGTACGACTGGATCGCGAACGCCGAGGGGAAGGGTTTCGGAGCGGGCGCGAACGGCCCGGTCCTCGCCGTGATCGACGTGAGCGGAGCCTCCACACCCGTGGACCGGATCTCGGACGAGGTGAGCGCGGCTCTGAAGGAAACCCACGGCGTGGCCGCCTTCACCCCGGTCCGGGCGAGCGGCGACGGGAAGATCCTCGTCACCACGGTCACCCCGGCCACGGGCCCGCAGGACGCCGCGACCGGCACCCTGCTCCACGACCTCTCCGCGCGAACCCTGCCGAAGGCCCTCGACGGCACCGGCGCCAAGGCCTATCTCACCGGAAGCGTGGCGGGCCAGGCCGACTTCCGCGACACGATCGGCGAACGGTTGCCCACCGTCATCGGTATCGTCCTGGTCCTCGCCTTCCTCCTGCTCATGACGGTCTTCCGCAGCGTGGTGATCCCCCTCAAGGCCGTCGTGCTCAACCTCTTCACCACGGCCGCGTCCTACGGCGTGCTCGTCGTGGTCTTCCAGTGGGGCTGGGGTGACTCGCTGCTGGGGCTGTCCGAGCCCGTACCCATCGAGTCGTACGTCCCGATGATGATGTTCGCGATCGTCTTCGGGCTGTCCATGGACTACGAGATCTTCCTGCTGTCCCGGATCGCCGAAGCCTGGCATCGCACCGGTGACAACAGTGTCGCGGTCGGCGAGGGACTCTCCGCGACGGCCCGCGTCATCTCCGCCGCGGCCTTCATCATGACCGCAGTGTTCCTGTCCTTCACCGCCTCGCCGACCGTGGTGGTGAAGATGCTTGCCCTGGGGCTGGCGATCAGCGTGATCGTCGACGCCACGGTGGTCCGCCTCGTCCTGGTGCCGTCCGCCATGTTCCTCATGGGCAAGGCGAACTGGTGGATGCCCCGCCGACTTGACCGGATCCTCCCGCGTCTGCATGCCTGA
- a CDS encoding sigma-70 family RNA polymerase sigma factor: protein MSTRHTVDSAALVTAAREGDLEAQDTLVSVYLPLVYNIVGRALNGSVDVDDVVQETMLRALEGLDGLRTPGGFRPWLVAIAMNQVRTHWQNRQVAPDAVDDTEDFADPGADFVDLTMMQLQLSGQRQETARATRWLEYDERGLLSLWWLECAGELTRAEVAAALELSPQHTAVRVQRMKAQLETARVVVRALDAQPPCEELRGMLVSWDGRPSPLWRKRIARHARGCVRCSGLWSGLMPAEGLLAGLAMVAAVPELLARVRSASGGTPVAGSATRLAASGSHAGPGAGGGGGHRAGRGRATSRGQARRRRRIRRRAVGGAALAVCVAGGGLWYFITDYGTGSEQVTAADAAGTPTVDLSASASAGTSPSASTSASPSASKSKKASPSKKPSASASPTASKSPKPARKSTPVPRQTPRTTPSSAGAAQVQSAPANTVAQVVALVNKERATAGCGPVTENAQLEKAAQAHSDDMAARNFFDHTNPDGAGPGDRITAAGYHWSTYGENIARGQQTPQSVMDAWMNSPGHRANILNCAFKDIGVGVHKASGGPWWTQDFGAKL from the coding sequence ATGAGTACACGGCACACGGTGGATTCGGCGGCACTGGTGACCGCTGCCCGGGAAGGCGACCTGGAGGCCCAGGACACGCTGGTCAGCGTGTACCTTCCGCTGGTCTACAACATCGTGGGGCGGGCGCTGAACGGGTCGGTCGACGTCGACGACGTGGTACAGGAGACCATGCTCCGCGCCCTTGAGGGGCTGGATGGCCTGCGGACTCCCGGGGGTTTCCGCCCCTGGCTGGTGGCCATCGCGATGAACCAGGTTCGCACGCACTGGCAGAACCGGCAGGTGGCCCCGGACGCCGTGGACGACACCGAGGACTTCGCGGACCCGGGCGCCGACTTCGTGGACCTGACCATGATGCAGCTGCAGTTGTCCGGACAGCGTCAGGAGACCGCCCGCGCCACACGCTGGCTGGAGTACGACGAACGAGGGCTGCTGTCGCTCTGGTGGCTGGAGTGCGCCGGCGAGTTGACCCGGGCCGAGGTCGCCGCGGCTCTGGAGCTGTCGCCACAGCACACGGCGGTCCGGGTGCAGCGGATGAAGGCGCAACTGGAGACGGCCCGGGTGGTGGTGCGGGCACTCGACGCGCAGCCGCCGTGCGAGGAACTGCGGGGCATGCTGGTCTCCTGGGACGGCCGGCCCTCACCACTGTGGCGCAAGCGAATAGCCCGGCACGCGCGAGGCTGCGTGCGCTGCTCCGGCCTGTGGAGCGGGCTGATGCCCGCGGAGGGACTGCTGGCCGGCCTGGCGATGGTCGCGGCGGTGCCTGAACTGCTCGCGAGAGTCCGCTCCGCCTCCGGCGGGACCCCTGTGGCCGGTTCGGCGACCCGGCTCGCCGCGTCCGGTAGCCACGCCGGACCGGGCGCCGGAGGCGGAGGCGGACACCGTGCCGGGCGGGGCCGGGCGACCTCGCGGGGCCAGGCTCGCCGGCGCCGGCGGATCCGGCGCCGGGCCGTCGGCGGCGCGGCCTTGGCCGTGTGTGTCGCGGGAGGCGGGCTGTGGTACTTCATCACGGACTACGGGACCGGCTCCGAGCAGGTCACCGCAGCGGACGCTGCCGGGACGCCCACCGTGGACCTCTCGGCGTCCGCTTCCGCCGGGACCTCGCCGTCGGCCTCCACGTCCGCATCACCCTCCGCGTCGAAGTCGAAGAAGGCGAGTCCTTCCAAGAAGCCGAGTGCTTCGGCGAGTCCGACTGCTTCCAAGAGCCCGAAGCCCGCCAGGAAGAGCACTCCGGTCCCTCGGCAGACCCCCCGGACGACGCCGAGTTCGGCCGGCGCCGCGCAGGTGCAGTCGGCTCCCGCGAACACCGTTGCGCAGGTGGTCGCGCTGGTGAACAAGGAGCGGGCGACCGCCGGTTGCGGTCCGGTTACGGAGAACGCGCAACTGGAGAAGGCAGCGCAGGCTCACTCGGACGACATGGCCGCCCGCAACTTCTTCGACCACACCAACCCGGACGGCGCCGGACCCGGGGACCGCATCACGGCAGCGGGCTACCACTGGTCCACGTACGGGGAGAACATCGCTCGGGGCCAGCAGACCCCGCAGTCGGTGATGGACGCCTGGATGAACAGCCCCGGCCACCGTGCCAACATCCTCAACTGTGCGTTCAAGGACATCGGTGTGGGCGTGCACAAAGCCTCGGGAGGCCCGTGGTGGACACAGGACTTCGGTGCCAAGCTGTGA
- the msrA gene encoding peptide-methionine (S)-S-oxide reductase MsrA, which yields MTVGTERAVLAGGCFWGMQELIRKQPGVVSTRVGYSGGDTPNATYRDHGDHAEAIEILFDPTVTSYRDVLEFFFQVHDPTTKDRQGNDLGRSYRSAIYYGDEEQHRVAVDTIADVEASGLWPGKVVTEVEPIGDFWEAEPEHQDYLQRYPNGYTCHFPRPNWKLPRRTSDTAD from the coding sequence ATGACAGTGGGAACAGAGCGAGCCGTACTGGCGGGCGGTTGCTTCTGGGGCATGCAGGAGCTGATCCGGAAGCAGCCGGGCGTGGTGTCCACGCGCGTCGGCTACAGCGGCGGCGACACACCGAACGCCACCTACCGTGATCACGGCGACCACGCCGAGGCCATCGAGATCCTCTTCGATCCCACGGTCACGAGCTACCGGGACGTCCTGGAGTTCTTCTTCCAGGTCCACGACCCGACCACGAAGGACCGCCAGGGCAACGACCTCGGGCGCAGCTACCGCTCAGCCATCTACTACGGCGACGAGGAGCAGCACCGCGTCGCCGTGGACACCATCGCGGACGTCGAAGCGAGCGGGTTGTGGCCGGGCAAGGTGGTCACGGAGGTCGAGCCCATCGGCGACTTCTGGGAGGCGGAGCCCGAGCACCAGGACTACCTGCAGCGCTACCCCAACGGCTATACCTGCCACTTCCCGCGACCGAACTGGAAGCTGCCTCGCCGGACCTCGGACACGGCGGACTGA